Part of the Lolium rigidum isolate FL_2022 chromosome 6, APGP_CSIRO_Lrig_0.1, whole genome shotgun sequence genome, GAATTGGGTTACCATTCGAAGCATCCACATGCCTGACTGACGTGAGAGCGTGCGTCACTCAGAAGAGGTGACCAAGTTGATACGCTGCAGCCGCCGCAGGCCGCACTAGGCGCTGCTCTTTGTATCGTCAGGGTACTATACTCATTGCAGCTCTCCATCGTCAACGTACCTACATATAGCACAAACTGGGTGCTGCTTATACACTTAAGTTGCCACTGCCACTTAGCTTACCAAGCCTGACAGAAAACATGACCTTCGACCACGGCAACGGCCCGATCGGCTCCGCCGGGGCGCACTTTGTTCTGGTCCCGATGATGGCGCAGGGCCACACCATTCCCATGACAGACATGGCTCGCCTGCTGGCCGAGCATGGCGCGCAGGTCAGCTTCATCACCACGCCGGTGAACGCCTCCAGGTTGGCGGGCTTCGCTGCCGATGTGGAGACAGCGGGCCTGCCGGTCCAGCTAGTGGAGCTCCGCTTCCCGACCGCCGAGTTCGGCCTACCGGACGGGTGCGAGAACATCGACATGATCGAGTCCAAGGGTCTGGTCGTGAGCTTCATGGAGGCATGTGCCGCGCTCGGGGAGCCGTTAATGGCTCACCTCCGTCAGCAGCAGCGCTCGCCTCCAAGCTGCATCATATCTGACATGATGCACTGGTGGACCGGTGACATCGCAAGGGAGCTTGGTATCCCGAGGCTCACTTTTACTGGCTGCTGTGGCTTCTCGTCCCTAGTCAGGTACAAACCATCAGAGCCAAACCCTGTCAGTACTTAATTTTTGTATCGGACATATAGTTGCTGCTATTCTTAAGTATTTTACTTAAACAACGTACAGAGGGGGAAAATAGTGTAAATTCTTTCCAGAAGGAATAAATCATACAGATTAAAAAGGCTACGTAAGAACAATAAAAAACGATCTGGGCACTGTTTTACGTAACGAAACATGTATTATACAAATTACGGAAAACAGATATTTATAAGCAATTTTTATAGGCCAGTTGCAGATGATCGACGTTTGTCAGAAAAATCTGTATTATCCCGAGGCTCACTTTTAGTGGCTGCTGTGGCTTCTCCTCCCTTGTCAGGTACAACCATGAGAGCCAAATCTTGTCAGTAGTTAATTTTGTATCGGACATATATTTGCTGTCATTCTTAAGTATTTTACTTAAACAGCAGAGGGACAATTAGTGTAAATTCTTTCCAGAAGCAAGAAAGCTACACATATTAAAAGGCTACAtaagaaataaaaacaacatggGCACTGTTTCACGTAACGAAACATGTATTATACAAATTACGGATAACAGATATTTATAAGCATTTCTAGGCCAGTTGCAGCTGGTTGATGTTTGTCAAAGAAAGAAATATGTACTTcaacatatttttttaaaaaattactaTGACCATCTTGCAGGTACATCATCTCTCACAACAAGGTGCTGGAAAACGTCACAGATGAAAATGAGCTCATCACGATCCCGGGGTTCCCTACACAACTAGAGTTGACCAAGGCTAAATGCCCTGGAAGTCTTTTCATTCCAGGTTTTGAGAAAATTCGTGAGAAGATGTATGAGGAGGAGCTGAGATGCAATGGTGTGATCATTAACAGCTTCAAAGAACTAGAGACATTGTACATTGAGTCATTGGAGCAAGTGACAAGGAAGAAGGTCTGGACGGTCGGGCCAATGTGCCTCTGCCACCGAGACAGCAACACAATGGCCACAAGAGGAAACAAGGCATCAATGGATGAGGCACAGTGCTTGCAATGGCTTGATTCAATGAAGCCAGGCTCGGTAATCTTTGTCAGCTTTGGCAGCCTCGCTTCCACTACACCTCAACAGCTTGTTGAGCTGGGGCTGGGACTCGAAGCCTCCAACAAACCCTTTATTTGGGTGATCAAAGCAGGAGGAAAGTTTCCTGAAGTCGAGGAATGGCTCGCAGATGGGTTCGAGGAGCGCGTCAAAGACAGAGGCATGATTATAAGAGGCTGGGCACCACAGGTAATGATACTGTGGCACCAAGCCATTGGAGGATTTGTGACGCACTGTGGGTGGAACTCAACAATAGAGGGTATATGTGCAGGTGtgcccatgatcacatggccacaTTTTGCGGAGCAGTTTTTGAATGAGAAGCTCGTGGTGGATGTTCTGAAAACTGGTTTCGAGGTTGGAGTGAAAGGAGTTACACAGTGGGGAAACGAACAACAAGAGGTTATGGTTACAAGAGATGCTGTGGAAAAAGCAGTGTACACCCTGATGGGTGAGGGGGAGGCTGCACAGGAGTTGAGGATGAGAGCAAAAGACTACGCCATTAAGGCAAGGAGGGCTTTCGGCGAGGAAGGTTCTTCGTATAACAACGTAAGGCTATTAATTCAAGAAATGGGAAACAAGACGAATGCATGTGGCTGACAGATGCTAATAAGCTCTCTCTTTTCGTGTAAACACAAGTGAAAGATCCTGCAGTACAAATATCATTATAAAGAATTTTATTTTACGAGCAACCAATAGCTTGTATCAGGCTCACTAGTTGGCCCCTGATTGTTTAGAGATTAGACATGGTCCGAGTGACAGCGATATCCATTGCCCAAGCTGTTGCGCAGATTTCATGAGAGTCAGCATAAGGGTTACACAGAGTCTGCTTTTCGAGATGTTATGGTCCTCTTTCATTTTGCTACCACTTGCTCATCAGAGTTAATAAGAATTGAACAtgagaaaaaatgaaataaaagtgtACGCACTGTCAAAACTGACACTAAAAGCTAGAGTTGATTTGAGCCTCAAATTTTGAGGTGAATAATCCAAAAGGGGAAGGAAGTGGAACCAGCATAGACACTCGTATTTGGTTTAGTACTGTGACAAACATGAAATTTCAAGGATTTCTCATACCCTAAAAAAAGGGTTCCAAGGATCAGCTAAAACAAGGTTGCTCTGTCCTGTTTATATTCAAAAACAGTTAAAGGGCCGAACTCAAGATTAATGAGGAAATCCATTGTTTTAAATggagagaagtccaatttacccccctAAACTTGTCTCAAAGTTTAGCTTACAACCCTGaactttactttggttcaactttcaaccctgaattctaaaAACGGTTCAGAATCACCCCTTGCATTGTCTTAAGCCGGGTTTTCTTGTCACGTAATGTATTGCATTAGTAAAATAGCGCGTACATGTATTTTATGTCTAGAACTCTTCATCTTCAAATCTATGCATCATCTTCAACTCTTCACCCGCCGGAATAAAAATGTCTCCCCCGCGGCTCGCTGCGTGGTGGTTGCCCCATGCTGGCGGAAGGCTGGGCACGACATGTGATGTAGAGAGCAGACGCCGGGTGTTATTGTCCGATGGAGGCACCCCTCTGTGGTCGCCATGACCTCGTTCCAGGGAAGAAGACGATCATGATGAGGCATGAGGTGATCATGCGATATGGAgagagaggaagtacatgtagcgTGTCTGTTGTATGTTGATGAGTTGGCACAGTATATAGGGAGAAATACCGGTTCAAAACTTGTCAAAAAGGGTAGAAGGTTCAATTCCGAACGGTTtatagaattcagggttgaagattgaaccaaagtaaagttAAGGGTTGTAATCTGAACTTTGAGACGAGTTTAGGGGGGTAAATTGAACTTCTCTCTTTTAAATGTGCTAGTTAATTTTCCTAGTTGCCAAAATCATGCTAAATATCACCTTTGTCTTCTAAACTATTTCAGATAAACTATGTACTTCTCTAGCAACTGTGGGCATCAACAGGTGAGAATAACTCAAAAGAAAACATGGTGTATTAAAGGCATATAGATGGAATGACTGTTTCACAAAACGTGTCAAGATTTACTGAGCAATTGTGAACAAGCATGGTcaaatattccatattcaaagtaGGTAAATGTGTTGAGTTCATTACAAATTCAAATATCAACTAGGCAACAGGATCGAACATATGAAGGCAGGACACAGAACAAACCTGGTTTGAGTAAGCACCAAACAGCAAAGCATCAGCAGACACCAACATTTGCTAGCATGTGATTGACAGAATACAGTTGCACAATGATTATCAGCTTCAGGCCATAAGATAAATCAATGTCACTGAAAGAACTTCCTCTATGGAACTATCTGCAGAGCCAGAGCAACATTATGACATGTTAGTGAAAGAAAATTAAGAAAGACCAGACAGTTTCTGTTGAAAGAAAATCAAGAAAGACCAGACAGTTTCTGTTGAACTTATAAAATATAAGAACTGAATCAGAATCTCTCCCAACATAACAGTCTGCCTGGAAACAACAAATTACTCAAAGGAGAATTGGAAAACTGACTAGTATCTAATCAGAAAAAGTAAGTACAGACTTTGCATAACATGCAAATTATCTTTGTTCCAATAAAAGTTGTGCCAACTGCCAATATAACAATCAGCATACAGCAACACAGAGAATTAGAGCAAGATGATTGGAGGCAAACCAACGAGAACATAACGTGTATGATTTCCAATGGAGTGGTGATATTGTCTCAAACCT contains:
- the LOC124661065 gene encoding UDP-glycosyltransferase 73C6-like, translated to MTFDHGNGPIGSAGAHFVLVPMMAQGHTIPMTDMARLLAEHGAQVSFITTPVNASRLAGFAADVETAGLPVQLVELRFPTAEFGLPDGCENIDMIESKGLVVSFMEACAALGEPLMAHLRQQQRSPPSCIISDMMHWWTGDIARELGIPRLTFTGCCGFSSLVRYIISHNKVLENVTDENELITIPGFPTQLELTKAKCPGSLFIPGFEKIREKMYEEELRCNGVIINSFKELETLYIESLEQVTRKKVWTVGPMCLCHRDSNTMATRGNKASMDEAQCLQWLDSMKPGSVIFVSFGSLASTTPQQLVELGLGLEASNKPFIWVIKAGGKFPEVEEWLADGFEERVKDRGMIIRGWAPQVMILWHQAIGGFVTHCGWNSTIEGICAGVPMITWPHFAEQFLNEKLVVDVLKTGFEVGVKGVTQWGNEQQEVMVTRDAVEKAVYTLMGEGEAAQELRMRAKDYAIKARRAFGEEGSSYNNVRLLIQEMGNKTNACG